One window of Acidobacteriaceae bacterium genomic DNA carries:
- the nth gene encoding endonuclease III produces MPAKAAKKTSATERASKKLPPPQKLSHSKRAAAIEGVPPAKAKKIAAREPISPKLKPGKTKNPLAPDRIAAILDALRKTYPNVVCALNHRNAFELTIATILSAQTTDVGVNKATPELFAQFPTPEKLAAANPIAVEQLIKSTGFFRNKAKSIIGASRVLVEKFRGKVPETMDEMLELPGVARKTANVVLGSWYGIPSGVVVDTHVLRLSRRLELTTNTDPVKIEQDLMKVIPQDRWIQFSHELIHHGRQVCIARKPECERCTLEHLCNSADKTWSSH; encoded by the coding sequence ATGCCCGCCAAAGCCGCAAAGAAAACCTCCGCAACCGAGCGCGCTTCGAAAAAACTCCCGCCACCACAAAAGCTCTCCCATTCCAAGCGGGCCGCAGCCATCGAAGGCGTACCCCCCGCGAAGGCAAAAAAGATCGCCGCCCGCGAACCCATCTCGCCCAAACTCAAGCCCGGCAAAACCAAAAACCCCCTCGCGCCCGACCGCATCGCCGCCATCCTCGACGCCCTCCGCAAAACCTACCCCAACGTCGTCTGCGCGCTGAATCATCGCAACGCCTTCGAGCTCACCATCGCCACCATCCTCTCCGCTCAGACCACCGACGTCGGCGTCAACAAAGCCACGCCCGAGCTCTTCGCGCAGTTCCCCACCCCTGAGAAACTCGCAGCCGCCAACCCCATCGCCGTCGAGCAGTTAATCAAATCCACCGGCTTCTTTCGCAACAAAGCCAAAAGCATCATCGGCGCCTCACGCGTGCTCGTCGAAAAATTCCGCGGCAAAGTTCCTGAGACGATGGACGAGATGCTCGAGCTCCCCGGCGTCGCGCGCAAAACCGCCAACGTCGTCCTCGGCTCCTGGTACGGCATCCCCTCAGGCGTCGTCGTCGACACCCACGTCCTCCGCCTCAGCCGCCGCCTCGAACTCACCACCAACACCGACCCCGTCAAAATCGAGCAGGACCTTATGAAAGTCATCCCGCAGGACCGCTGGATCCAGTTCTCTCACGAGCTCATCCATCACGGCCGCCAGGTCTGCATCGCGCGCAAGCCCGAATGCGAGCGCTGCACACTCGAACACCTCTGCAACTCCGCCGACAAAACCTGGTCTTCCCACTGA
- a CDS encoding chlorite dismutase family protein produces the protein MPEAVTTAVPVEASTPASQPQTSRPAHGGPPVKRQIVCFSFYKVMPEWRRLPASERTEHKAAFVAVLERWNKPGEFVSITYSTIGTRGDVDFCVWTIGYAIDELNRMRSELMATPLGGYLETPHNFLAMTKRSVYQIDRVDESEGEGRGAIRPGGQKYIFIYPFWKTRAWYLLSLEERKRLMDEHIRIGLKYPRVKLNTTYSFGLDDQEFVVAFETNFPEDFLDLVQQLRETEISMYTLKDYPIFSCVRLKPQEMLDRLG, from the coding sequence ATGCCGGAAGCAGTAACCACAGCCGTCCCCGTCGAAGCCTCAACACCCGCCAGCCAGCCCCAAACCTCACGTCCGGCCCACGGCGGACCACCCGTCAAACGACAGATCGTCTGCTTCAGCTTCTACAAGGTCATGCCGGAGTGGCGACGCCTGCCTGCCTCCGAACGCACCGAGCACAAAGCCGCCTTCGTCGCAGTGCTGGAGCGCTGGAACAAGCCCGGCGAGTTCGTCTCCATCACCTACTCGACCATCGGCACACGCGGCGACGTCGACTTCTGCGTCTGGACCATCGGATACGCGATCGACGAATTAAATCGCATGCGCTCCGAGCTCATGGCCACCCCCCTCGGCGGCTATCTCGAAACCCCGCATAATTTCCTCGCGATGACGAAGCGTTCGGTCTACCAGATCGATCGCGTCGACGAATCGGAAGGCGAAGGCCGCGGGGCTATTCGTCCGGGAGGACAAAAGTACATCTTCATCTACCCGTTCTGGAAGACCCGCGCCTGGTACTTGCTCTCGCTCGAAGAGCGCAAGCGCCTCATGGACGAGCACATCCGCATCGGCCTCAAGTATCCGCGCGTGAAACTCAACACCACTTACTCCTTCGGCCTCGACGACCAGGAGTTCGTCGTCGCCTTCGAGACCAACTTCCCCGAAGACTTCCTCGATCTCGTCCAGCAACTCCGCGAAACCGAAATCTCCATGTACACCCTCAAGGACTACCCAATCTTCTCCTGCGTCCGCCTGAAACCGCAGGAGATGCTCGACAGACTAGGCTGA